The Dermacentor albipictus isolate Rhodes 1998 colony chromosome 2, USDA_Dalb.pri_finalv2, whole genome shotgun sequence genome has a segment encoding these proteins:
- the LOC139056211 gene encoding solute carrier family 22 member 7-like codes for MDICDDVSAKSTTATTVLQGFVHSETRDVIQENVYVILGHGKFQRQVLHCAMFSVVVLLLHAFAYRVIGRSVDHWCRPPDHLRDMPVQEWKNAGIPVLADRSFSKCTVYDPPVPEGNEEERREVPCHRWDYDIANKADSVVSRWDLVCQNQWLYSLSSSVYTLGAVLFVPLAGVVSDRVGRRPTIMASAITMLFSCLGAGSSPSFGVFLVARMMVSATASATTLLVFIVLYEVTGNYRRALYGLLGTGVGPTVTPTVLHIMSLSRPNWKVSQAMLATATALVVAWCYCIDESPVWLLAVGNIRQAELTVLQGARYNGVDLGKARASFKAFRRQLERPDVAASAGPGDGDSPENVLRVVKFRRRAASVLLSWFAVSFAYYGTSYSALYMEEHWELTGLLLKALLFAAVYDSLTRRGQRATLSGVLLLLCASSAVKTAVVAWNVSVAVPLLKIVVEGVSAAAMCVTYIYTTEVFPTTMRSMGLCVSYTLGRMGVLLATWLSYVAYHGASLWLNLVTTIAAFASALAIQWLPEILVQGRKKQGESAPPKPSDTVEDQRKEAPKTTLEEEQRTLKCESGGRPSRSSPTKAESPPGIARAELVTRSSAIATPSSRGSPQHEASSPAAHRPRKTSAAKKSPKRRKGHSGTPSPSPRS; via the exons ATGGACATCTGCGACGACGTCAGCGCCAAATCGACGACCGCGACTACCGTCCTGCAGGGCTTTGTCCACTCCGAAACGCGGGACGTCATCCAGGAGAACGTCTACGTCATCCTGGGCCACGGCAAGTTCCAGAGGCAGGTCCTGCACTGCGCCATGTTCTCCGTGGTCGTGCTGCTGCTACACGCGTTCGCCTACCGCGTCATCGGCCGCTCCGTGGACCACTGGTGCCGGCCGCCCGACCATCTGCGCGACATGCCGGTCCAGGAGTGGAAGAACGCGGGAATCCCCGTGCTGGCCGACCGCAGCTTCAGCAAGTGCACCGTTTACGACCCGCCGGTTCCG GAAGGGAACGAAGAGGAACGCCGCGAAGTTCCCTGCCATCGGTGGGACTACGACATCGCGAACAAGGCAGACAGCGTCGTCAGCCGCTGGGACCTGGTGTGCCAGAACCAGTGGCTCTACTCGCTTTCTTCGTCCGTCTACACGCTGGGCGCGGTGCTGTTCGTGCCGCTGGCCGGCGTGGTTTCGGACCGCGTGGGACGCAGGCCGACCATCATGGCGAGCGCCATCACCATGCTCTTCTCCTGCCTCGGCGCGGGTTCGTCGCCGTCCTTCGGCGTGTTCCTCGTGGCCCGCATGATGGTTTCGGCCACGGCCAGCGCCACTACCCTGCTCGTCTTCATCGTACTCTACGAGGTGACGGGCAACTATCGACGCGCCCTCTACGGGCTCCTGGGCACAGGCGTCGGTCCCACCGTGACGCCCACTGTGTTGCACATCATGTCCCTGTCCCGTCCAAACTGGAAGGTCTCGCAGGCGATGCTCGCCACTGCCACGGCGCTCGTGGTCGCCTGGTGCTACTGCATCGACGAGTCGCCCGTCTGGCTCCTGGCCGTCGGCAATATTCGCCAAGCGGAGCTCACCGTTCTGCAGGGAGCCAGGTACAATGGCGTCGACCTTGGGAAAGCCAGGGCCTCATTCAAGGCCTTCAGGAGGCAACTCGAAAGGCCGGACGTGGCCGCGTCTGCCGGACCCGGAGACGGCGACAGCCCGGAGAACGTGCTGCGCGTCGTCAAGTTTCGCCGGCGAGCCGCGTCCGTGCTCCTGTCCTGGTTCGCCGTTTCGTTCGCCTACTATGGCACGTCCTACAGCGCCTTGTACATGGAGGAGCACTGGGAGTTGACGGGTCTCCTTCTCAAGGCGCTGCTGTTCGCCGCCGTCTACGACAGCCTGACGAGGCGGGGCCAGCGGGCGACTCTGTCCGGCGTGCTCCTGCTGCTCTGCGCGTCGAGCGCCGTGAAGACGGCCGTCGTGGCGTGGAACGTCAGCGTTGCCGTCCCGCTGCTCAAGATAGTGGTCGAGGGCGTCTCGGCGGCCGCCATGTGCGTCACCTACATTTACACCACCGAAGTTTTTCCTACCACCATGCGGAGTATGGGCCTGTGCGTGTCGTACACATTGGGCCGCATGGGCGTGCTACTGGCAACCTGGCTCAGTTACGTCGCCTACCACGGCGCCTCGCTGTGGCTGAACCTGGTGACGACGATCGCGGCCTTTGCGAGCGCACTGGCGATTCAGTGGCTTCCCGAAATACTCGTACAGGGGAGGAAGAAGCAGGGCGAGTCCGCGCCTCCTAAACCGTCGGACACGGTAGAAGATCAGCGGAAGGAAGCCCCCAAGACGACCCTAGAAGAGGAACAAAGAACACTTAAGTGTGAAAGCGGTGGTAGGCCGAGTCGATCGTCGCCCACGAAGGCCGAATCACCGCCGGGCATTGCGCGGGCAGAGCTCGTGACGCGGTCTTCCGCGATAGCGACGCCATCATCGCGAGGCTCGCCGCAACACGAAGCGTCGTCGCCGGCGGCGCATCGACCCCGAAAAACCAGTGCCGCCAAGAAAAGTCCCAAGCGCCGGAAAGGCCACTCAGGCACTCCGTCGCCATCGCCGCGGTCATGA
- the LOC139056213 gene encoding nucleoside hydrolase-like isoform X3 produces MLLPGYGGDGGHFNPRPLHLNQSLPRLRGPAMSGGDSGQTVRDRRLVLDVDCGVDDALALVLALSLHSTVEAVTCVAGNTTVRNVVKNVHRVLAVCGRKDVPVYRGCEQPLSQPLDFADQYHGCDGLGDVQDQFPCTDDDEDDDDGSVDGRPMHAAEKLIEMARREPGQITLLLLGPLTNAALALTLDPRFGANLKEIFILGGNVEGRGNVLPGAEFNFKADPEAANVVLTRAQCPITIVPWEAVVKSPIPWEVYSMMTRQDTAKSRFVSAITRFTLRYYDDVASGGYEVGDALAVAAVLAPDSVASALEHRRVAVELGGVHTRGQLVHAWTPDLLPDVKRTVRVVTAFNKERVSELLMRMVV; encoded by the exons ATGCTCTTGCCTGGGTACGGCGGCGACGGTGGCCACTTCAATCCACGTCCTTTGCATCTAAATCAGAG CCTCCCTCGGTTGCGGGGTCCAGCCATGAGTGGCGGCGACAGCGGCCAGACGGTCCGGGACCGTCGCCTCGTGCTGGACGTGGACTGCGGAGTGGACGACGCGCTCGCGCTGGTGCTGGCCCTGAGCCTGCACTCGACCGTCGAGGCCGTCACCTGCGTCGCCGGGAACACCACCGTGCGAAACGTGGTGAAGAACGTGCACAGGGTGCTCGCCGTGTGCGGCAGAAAAGAC GTTCCGGTGTACCGCGGTTGCGAGCAGCCATTGAGCCAGCCACTGGACTTTGCCGACCAGTATCACGGCTGCGATGGCCTCGGAGACGTCCAGGACCAGTTTCCATGTactgacgacgacgaagacgacgatgacggcaGCGTGGATGGAAG GCCCATGCACGCCGCCGAAAAGCTCATCGAGATGGCACGGCGCGAGCCGGGTCAGAtcacgctgctgctgctgggacCGCTGACAAACGCGGCTCTGGCACTGACGCTGGACCCTCGGTTCGGGGCGAACCTCAAGGAGATATTCATCCTCGGGGGAAATGTGGAAG GTCGCGGAAACGTGCTTCCGGGGGCAGAGTTCAACTTCAAGGCGGACCCGGAGGCAGCCAACGTAGTACTCACGAGGGCCCAGTGCCCCATCACCATCGTGCCGTGGGAGGCGGTGGTCAAGTCGCCGATACCGTGG GAGGTGTACTCCATGATGACGCGGCAGGACACGGCCAAATCTCGCTTTGTGAGCGCCATCACGCGCTTCACCCTCCGATACTACGACGACGTCGCCTCCGGAGGCTACGAGGTGGGTGACGCCCTGGCCGTGGCCGCGGTGCTGGCGCCGGACTCCGTCGCCTCGGCGTTGGAACACCGCCGCGTGGCCGTCGAGCTTGGCGGAGTGCACACCAGGGGCCAGCTGGTGCATGCGTGGACGCCGGACTTGCTGCCCGACGTGAAGCGAACCGTGCGTGTGGTGACGGCCTTCAACAAGGAGCGCGTCTCCGAACTGCTCATGCGAATGGTCGTCTGA
- the LOC139056213 gene encoding nucleoside hydrolase-like isoform X4, whose translation MSGGDSGQTVRDRRLVLDVDCGVDDALALVLALSLHSTVEAVTCVAGNTTVRNVVKNVHRVLAVCGRKDVPVYRGCEQPLSQPLDFADQYHGCDGLGDVQDQFPCTDDDEDDDDGSVDGRPMHAAEKLIEMARREPGQITLLLLGPLTNAALALTLDPRFGANLKEIFILGGNVEGRGNVLPGAEFNFKADPEAANVVLTRAQCPITIVPWEAVVKSPIPWEVYSMMTRQDTAKSRFVSAITRFTLRYYDDVASGGYEVGDALAVAAVLAPDSVASALEHRRVAVELGGVHTRGQLVHAWTPDLLPDVKRTVRVVTAFNKERVSELLMRMVV comes from the exons ATGAGTGGCGGCGACAGCGGCCAGACGGTCCGGGACCGTCGCCTCGTGCTGGACGTGGACTGCGGAGTGGACGACGCGCTCGCGCTGGTGCTGGCCCTGAGCCTGCACTCGACCGTCGAGGCCGTCACCTGCGTCGCCGGGAACACCACCGTGCGAAACGTGGTGAAGAACGTGCACAGGGTGCTCGCCGTGTGCGGCAGAAAAGAC GTTCCGGTGTACCGCGGTTGCGAGCAGCCATTGAGCCAGCCACTGGACTTTGCCGACCAGTATCACGGCTGCGATGGCCTCGGAGACGTCCAGGACCAGTTTCCATGTactgacgacgacgaagacgacgatgacggcaGCGTGGATGGAAG GCCCATGCACGCCGCCGAAAAGCTCATCGAGATGGCACGGCGCGAGCCGGGTCAGAtcacgctgctgctgctgggacCGCTGACAAACGCGGCTCTGGCACTGACGCTGGACCCTCGGTTCGGGGCGAACCTCAAGGAGATATTCATCCTCGGGGGAAATGTGGAAG GTCGCGGAAACGTGCTTCCGGGGGCAGAGTTCAACTTCAAGGCGGACCCGGAGGCAGCCAACGTAGTACTCACGAGGGCCCAGTGCCCCATCACCATCGTGCCGTGGGAGGCGGTGGTCAAGTCGCCGATACCGTGG GAGGTGTACTCCATGATGACGCGGCAGGACACGGCCAAATCTCGCTTTGTGAGCGCCATCACGCGCTTCACCCTCCGATACTACGACGACGTCGCCTCCGGAGGCTACGAGGTGGGTGACGCCCTGGCCGTGGCCGCGGTGCTGGCGCCGGACTCCGTCGCCTCGGCGTTGGAACACCGCCGCGTGGCCGTCGAGCTTGGCGGAGTGCACACCAGGGGCCAGCTGGTGCATGCGTGGACGCCGGACTTGCTGCCCGACGTGAAGCGAACCGTGCGTGTGGTGACGGCCTTCAACAAGGAGCGCGTCTCCGAACTGCTCATGCGAATGGTCGTCTGA
- the LOC139056213 gene encoding nucleoside hydrolase-like isoform X2: protein MPVYCDFGLASFSESQASTVPSPPSVAGSSHEWRRQRPDGPGPSPRAGRGLRSGRRARAGAGPEPALDRRGRHLRRREHHRAKRGEERAQGARRVRQKRREDVTSKCPPSPMLILRACSIRRSFKHLPVPVYRGCEQPLSQPLDFADQYHGCDGLGDVQDQFPCTDDDEDDDDGSVDGRPMHAAEKLIEMARREPGQITLLLLGPLTNAALALTLDPRFGANLKEIFILGGNVEGRGNVLPGAEFNFKADPEAANVVLTRAQCPITIVPWEAVVKSPIPWEVYSMMTRQDTAKSRFVSAITRFTLRYYDDVASGGYEVGDALAVAAVLAPDSVASALEHRRVAVELGGVHTRGQLVHAWTPDLLPDVKRTVRVVTAFNKERVSELLMRMVV from the exons atgccggtatattgtgacttcggattggcatcgttctcggagagccaagCAAGCACAGTTCCGTCT CCTCCCTCGGTTGCGGGGTCCAGCCATGAGTGGCGGCGACAGCGGCCAGACGGTCCGGGACCGTCGCCTCGTGCTGGACGTGGACTGCGGAGTGGACGACGCGCTCGCGCTGGTGCTGGCCCTGAGCCTGCACTCGACCGTCGAGGCCGTCACCTGCGTCGCCGGGAACACCACCGTGCGAAACGTGGTGAAGAACGTGCACAGGGTGCTCGCCGTGTGCGGCAGAAAAGAC GAGAGGATGTTACCAGCAAGTGCCCTCCTTCGCCCATGCTGATATTGCGAGCTTGTTCCATAAGGCGCTCGTTCAAGCACCTACCG GTTCCGGTGTACCGCGGTTGCGAGCAGCCATTGAGCCAGCCACTGGACTTTGCCGACCAGTATCACGGCTGCGATGGCCTCGGAGACGTCCAGGACCAGTTTCCATGTactgacgacgacgaagacgacgatgacggcaGCGTGGATGGAAG GCCCATGCACGCCGCCGAAAAGCTCATCGAGATGGCACGGCGCGAGCCGGGTCAGAtcacgctgctgctgctgggacCGCTGACAAACGCGGCTCTGGCACTGACGCTGGACCCTCGGTTCGGGGCGAACCTCAAGGAGATATTCATCCTCGGGGGAAATGTGGAAG GTCGCGGAAACGTGCTTCCGGGGGCAGAGTTCAACTTCAAGGCGGACCCGGAGGCAGCCAACGTAGTACTCACGAGGGCCCAGTGCCCCATCACCATCGTGCCGTGGGAGGCGGTGGTCAAGTCGCCGATACCGTGG GAGGTGTACTCCATGATGACGCGGCAGGACACGGCCAAATCTCGCTTTGTGAGCGCCATCACGCGCTTCACCCTCCGATACTACGACGACGTCGCCTCCGGAGGCTACGAGGTGGGTGACGCCCTGGCCGTGGCCGCGGTGCTGGCGCCGGACTCCGTCGCCTCGGCGTTGGAACACCGCCGCGTGGCCGTCGAGCTTGGCGGAGTGCACACCAGGGGCCAGCTGGTGCATGCGTGGACGCCGGACTTGCTGCCCGACGTGAAGCGAACCGTGCGTGTGGTGACGGCCTTCAACAAGGAGCGCGTCTCCGAACTGCTCATGCGAATGGTCGTCTGA